The window GATATAGGTAAAGTTATCCTTAGTCGGAATAATAATTGACACGAGCGGATTATTCGGTATGACGTACTTCTTGCGCCAAAAACCCAATGCAATATGAGCGTCAATGGATGCATTTTCTTTTCTCTGCTTGACACTATCACGAATTACCCGCTTTTGATTTACATAGGCATACGGCTTGCTACCGGCATTCATAGCGGTTGAGGTTTCCGACTTGCGCCAATGATATAGGATCTTCGGAATATGATAAATGTTATCTGTTTGAGCGGCAATCTTCAAGAATAAATCCCAGTCTTGCGCTCCTTGTGTACCCGGCGTAAAGCCGCCAACCTTTTTCATGGTGCTGGTTTTCATTGTTGCAAAATGAGTGACCATATTGCATGAATTCATAAAGTCGGGGCTCCAGTCCGGCTTAAAGAACGGCTCTATATGATTGTTCTCCTGATCAATTTTATCTTCATCAGTGTATATAAGCTCCACCTCAGGATACTTATTGATCACATTAACAGCCTCAAACAGTGCATTGGGCGCTAATATATCATCGTGATCAAGAAGCGATATGTATTCTCCTTTTGCCATAGCGAGGGCGGTGTTTGATGACTCGGCTATATGACCATTTTTTTTACGGAAAGTTGCTGTAATGTTGTCATATTTTTTTACATATTCCCTAACAACATGCTTCGTCTGCTCGTTCGTAGAATTATCATCAGAAATACATAATTCCCAATTATCATAACTCTGGGCCAGCACTGAATCAATACAAATACGAAGGTACTCTGGATTTGTATTGTATGTTGGTAGCAAAATGCTAATCAGCGGACGGTAACGAAACTTTTTAGACTGCTCTTTTTGTTCACTAAGTTGCTCGGCCGTCAGTGTGTGCTTGCCAAACCACTCAATGTATTCATCGTATCTCTTTTTATTTACAATTTTACGATCGCGATACAGACGAATTTGTTTTCGACCGTATGACGGATGTAATGTTGCGCGGACAGCAAATTTTGCGCTATTGATAATCATATTTTTCATGTTGCTTTACTCATCTCCCTTCATATAATTTCCATTCTCCCAACAACTTCATCGGCCCATCACGAAATTTGTCCTTTCCTTTTATAACAAACGAGAAAGCGCGTGGCAAATGTTTGACAATACCGTCGTCAATCCGACGATGTAGTGATATGTGAATATCATATCTTCCAGGATTAAAACAGTCTAGCTGCTGCTTAAAATTAATCTCCCTTCCATTTTTGATAAAGTGCTGCGGCGTATCTCTGCAATTACGATCAGCAAACACAAATCCACCATATACAAAAGAAATATTGACAAACAAGTCCTCAGAGATACCGTCAACAATAACGCCAATATCAAGTGTTTCTTTTTGGGTAAAAGACTTTTTATCCGGTAAATCAACAATCATCTCCACTGAATCGTCTTGAGATTCCTCCTCCGCCTTGGTGATGGTCTCGATATTTATCTCGGTATATAGGTCAGCGATCTCTTGAGGAGACCCGATATGCTTAATGCGACCACTCTCTATATACATAGCTCTTGAACAAAATCGCCGCACAGCATTCATGTCATGCGTGACAAAAACTACTGTTTGACCACTTCGCTTAACCTTTTCAAAATAATCAAAGCATTTCTGCTGAAATGCCGCGTCACCAACAGCCAGCACCTCATCGAGCATCAGGATGTCACCACGGGCTTTAATCGCCACTGAAAACGCCAATCTAACCTGCATTCCTGATGAATAGTTTTTTAGTTTTTCTTCCATAAAATCTGCCAACTCGGAAAATTCGACAATATCATCGTACATCAATTCCATCTCTTTATGGCTAAATCCTAATAGGGCACCGTTTAGAAATATATTTTCTCGACCGGTCAACTCGGGGTTAAAACCAACCCCAAGCTCAATAAACGGAACGAGAGATCCGTTTACCTGCACCGAACCCCCTGTTGGCGTATAAATTTGAGCGATTGATTTTAGTAGTGTACTCTTTCCTGACCCATTTTTACCAACTATACCAAAGAACTCGCCTTTTTTAATCTCAAATGAAATATCTTTTAGGGGAGTAAACTCTCGATACCCTTTTTTGCCTTTAAGATAATTGATTGTTTTTTGCTTGATACCGTTACTGGCTTCTGTTGGTATTTTGAATGTTTTTGTCAGCGTGTTAACGGCCACCGCAATATCGTCCATCGTTAAATCTCCTCCGCAAATGTTCTTGAACGCTTCTTAAAATACCATATCGCAAACACACCGACTATCACTATCACGAGAAACGGTATTGATAACATCCATATGTTTAGCCGATCCCACATCACCATCGTATCTTTAGTAATGAGGATATATCTACTGTCCTGAATAATCTGCGTAACCGGATTAAGAAAAAGCAGATCAACCGCAACACTACTCTTTTGTAAAACCATTTGAAGTGGATAGATAACAGGCGTTGCATAAAATGCAGCCTGAGTAATCACCTCCCACAAATAACCCGTATCTCGTGATTTAACGTTGAGAGCTGACAAGAAAAAAGCGATACCTAACGCAAATATGTATAGCTCAATGATAAGCGGTAGAATAAGCAGTGACATCCAAGACAGCTGTACACCACTAACAAAAATGAATAATAGCACAACAATCATATTAAAAAACAGATTTATCAGAGAGGAGACTGTCCCAGAGATAACAACGATGTACTTTGGAAAATTAATTTTTCTAAGCAGATCACCCCGGCTTACTATAGAATTCAGGCCTTGATTAGTTGCTTCTACAAAAAAATTCCACAAGATTATACCCAATAATAGATATACCGGAAAATGTTGGATATTTCTTCCAACACCGAGGAACTTATCAAACACTATGTATAATATGGAAAAAAGAAAAAGCGGCTTGAGGATACTCCACACATATCCGAGCATAGAACCCTGGTAGCGCAACTTAAAATCTGTAACAACCAATTCCCTTAGGAGAATTCTGTTTTTTCTACTAAAAATTTCCAACCATTTCATAATCTGTATCACTTATTATACAATACGAGAGGAGTATTATGAATAGACTTGCGATTATCGTTCTTAATTGGAATGGTTCAGATGATGCCATAGAGTGTATTAAGTCACTAACGAGCCAGACGCTAAAGCCTGCTATTATCATAGTGGACAACAATTCGAGTGATAATTCTGTTGATATATTTGAAAGCTATATCGCATCTCATCAAAAAGAAGATATCACTTTAATTAAAAACCCACGAAATCTAGGGTTTGCCGGCGGTATTAATACTGGCCTGAGGTACGCACTTACCCAAAAGTTTGAGTTTGTGGGTGTTCTTAACCCTGATGCAGTTGCTGATACTAATTGGTGTAAATCCCTGTTAAGCGAGCTGTCTGGTCATGATGGTTGCGGTATCGTGACTGGGTTGTTAGCCAGACGAGACGGAAAAACTATTGACTCTTCAGGTGATTTTTATACCACCTGGGGCCTGCCTGGTCCACGTGGTCGTGATGAACCTATCAAAAATGCACCGGACAAACCTGGCGAGGTTTTTGGCGCAACTGGCGGCGGGGCAATTTACCGCGCAGCAATTTTTAACGACATTGACATGTTTGACGAGGACTTCTTCATGTATTACGAAGATGTCGATCTTAGTTTTCGCGCCCAGCTGGCTGGCTGGAAAGTCCGCTTTACACCTGAAGCCGTTGCCTACCACAAGGTTGGCGCTAGCAGCAAGAAAGTACCAGGTCTCGCCGTTTACAACACCTTCAAAAACCTACCGTTGGTCTTTATTAAAAACGTTCCAGGAAAGTTATTTTGGTATATTGGTCTGCGCTTTTTCCTGGCATATTGGCTAATTTTCGCTAGCGCTGTCCGCCACGGTAACGGCTGGCCCGCGCTTAAAGGTGTGCTGGTTTCAATCATTCACAAGCCTGCCGCTTACTACAAACGCGTATCAATTCAGAGAAGCCGCAAGGTTTCCGTCGACTACATCCATGGCATTATTCATGATGGACCGTTACCTAATCAAACCGGGCTATTAAAATTTAAGCGGTTTTTCAGAATGAGATAATATCATGGCAGTATGCGACCATGTTAACCAAACACGCCACCAAGTTCCGCTACCTCCTCATCGGCACCATCAACACCGCCATTGATTTTGGTGTGTTGTTTATGTTGACCTGGTTTATCAGCACGCCGAAAGAATTAGCCAACATTATCTCGACAACCATCGCCTTTAGTTTCAGCTTTGTCGCCAATCGATCATTCACCTTTCGCTCACGCACCGGCAATGTTCGCCGTCAGCTACTCCTCTTTGCCCTCGTCACCCTGTTTGGTCTCTGGGTAATTCAGACGATCATTATTGCGCTACTCGCGCCAATTTTCATTAGCTTTAATTTCAGTCAGCCGACAGCACTATTCGCCAGTAAGCTCATCGCCACGGTCGCCAGCCTCATCTGGAACTACCTGCTCTACACCAATGTTGTCTTCAAAGATTAAGAACTCTTCTGCGAGATTACTAAGTGCCGCGCACGGCCTTCGCCCTCAGAGTGGGTCTCAATATCGCTATAGTCACTCGCCACATGGTGCACTACCCAACGATCAGCCGAATTTAGTTCAATAATCTTCGTCTCACCCGTCCGCCGCACCTCTTCGATCCAGCCGCGCGCCTTGTCAGCAATCTTTTCGGCATGCTGCTTCTTATAATCAGCGATATCAACATTCACTCGCACCAGCGCCGCCTGACGGTTACGCAAAATTGCTGACACCACCGTTTGTAGACTCCGCAGTGTCTCAGCATTTCGCCCGATCAGCAAGCTAT is drawn from Candidatus Saccharibacteria bacterium oral taxon 488 and contains these coding sequences:
- a CDS encoding glycosyltransferase family 2 protein → MNRLAIIVLNWNGSDDAIECIKSLTSQTLKPAIIIVDNNSSDNSVDIFESYIASHQKEDITLIKNPRNLGFAGGINTGLRYALTQKFEFVGVLNPDAVADTNWCKSLLSELSGHDGCGIVTGLLARRDGKTIDSSGDFYTTWGLPGPRGRDEPIKNAPDKPGEVFGATGGGAIYRAAIFNDIDMFDEDFFMYYEDVDLSFRAQLAGWKVRFTPEAVAYHKVGASSKKVPGLAVYNTFKNLPLVFIKNVPGKLFWYIGLRFFLAYWLIFASAVRHGNGWPALKGVLVSIIHKPAAYYKRVSIQRSRKVSVDYIHGIIHDGPLPNQTGLLKFKRFFRMR
- a CDS encoding ABC transporter permease, which encodes MKWLEIFSRKNRILLRELVVTDFKLRYQGSMLGYVWSILKPLFLFSILYIVFDKFLGVGRNIQHFPVYLLLGIILWNFFVEATNQGLNSIVSRGDLLRKINFPKYIVVISGTVSSLINLFFNMIVVLLFIFVSGVQLSWMSLLILPLIIELYIFALGIAFFLSALNVKSRDTGYLWEVITQAAFYATPVIYPLQMVLQKSSVAVDLLFLNPVTQIIQDSRYILITKDTMVMWDRLNIWMLSIPFLVIVIVGVFAIWYFKKRSRTFAEEI
- a CDS encoding GtrA family protein, which encodes MGTINTAIDFGVLFMLTWFISTPKELANIISTTIAFSFSFVANRSFTFRSRTGNVRRQLLLFALVTLFGLWVIQTIIIALLAPIFISFNFSQPTALFASKLIATVASLIWNYLLYTNVVFKD
- a CDS encoding ABC transporter ATP-binding protein, translated to MDDIAVAVNTLTKTFKIPTEASNGIKQKTINYLKGKKGYREFTPLKDISFEIKKGEFFGIVGKNGSGKSTLLKSIAQIYTPTGGSVQVNGSLVPFIELGVGFNPELTGRENIFLNGALLGFSHKEMELMYDDIVEFSELADFMEEKLKNYSSGMQVRLAFSVAIKARGDILMLDEVLAVGDAAFQQKCFDYFEKVKRSGQTVVFVTHDMNAVRRFCSRAMYIESGRIKHIGSPQEIADLYTEINIETITKAEEESQDDSVEMIVDLPDKKSFTQKETLDIGVIVDGISEDLFVNISFVYGGFVFADRNCRDTPQHFIKNGREINFKQQLDCFNPGRYDIHISLHRRIDDGIVKHLPRAFSFVIKGKDKFRDGPMKLLGEWKLYEGR
- a CDS encoding glycosyltransferase family 2 protein, producing the protein MKNMIINSAKFAVRATLHPSYGRKQIRLYRDRKIVNKKRYDEYIEWFGKHTLTAEQLSEQKEQSKKFRYRPLISILLPTYNTNPEYLRICIDSVLAQSYDNWELCISDDNSTNEQTKHVVREYVKKYDNITATFRKKNGHIAESSNTALAMAKGEYISLLDHDDILAPNALFEAVNVINKYPEVELIYTDEDKIDQENNHIEPFFKPDWSPDFMNSCNMVTHFATMKTSTMKKVGGFTPGTQGAQDWDLFLKIAAQTDNIYHIPKILYHWRKSETSTAMNAGSKPYAYVNQKRVIRDSVKQRKENASIDAHIALGFWRKKYVIPNNPLVSIIIPTKDNFTYIKNCVESIIEDTTYPYFEIVIVDTGSTDKQVKDFYKKLTSGLESVTIVNYKKKFNFSDACNQGAKASRGEYLLFLNNDTKVITHDWIQALLEHAQRSEIGMVGPKLLFEDKTIQHAGIVLSERDIAFHPFYGEDQRVDIFTYIYTANIRNVSAVTAACSMVSRKKFDEVGGFDPKLRVTYNDVDLNLKLRKKGYYNLYTPYAELFHYESKSVGRINTSERDSTELQEAQNEMRKRWGDYLKRDPFYNDNFEQFGPGYRLPK
- a CDS encoding KH domain-containing protein, whose product is MDQIATIEFVKKYLEDFLAFFDLNLDVEVSVEDDVIKAVVPSSERNSLLIGRNAETLRSLQTVVSAILRNRQAALVRVNVDIADYKKQHAEKIADKARGWIEEVRRTGETKIIELNSADRWVVHHVASDYSDIETHSEGEGRARHLVISQKSS